The following coding sequences lie in one uncultured Mailhella sp. genomic window:
- a CDS encoding DUF4125 family protein, producing MEDDSKHEARKKLIDHICDMEWEMFDKVQNKGGRASCQNDAGFFKKMRECQFGDWNDEMLLSYSSDLMNARDEGRNLPMEKYAFMMEHTCPAEFAELKDSLPKIDEEKAALIREIVAAQVEWERDVDRQYPYVRGGGRPLTSDKDTPMTTSFETYLTGELKTYSTNTLLLYVEYVHKLKEAGVNLALLAAERTVRAYGYESLDDAEQKTRMKVERMAR from the coding sequence ATGGAAGACGATTCCAAGCATGAGGCAAGAAAAAAGCTGATCGACCACATCTGCGACATGGAGTGGGAGATGTTCGACAAGGTTCAGAACAAGGGCGGACGCGCAAGCTGTCAGAACGACGCCGGGTTCTTCAAGAAGATGCGGGAATGTCAGTTCGGAGACTGGAACGACGAAATGCTGCTGAGCTACAGTTCCGATCTCATGAACGCCCGGGATGAGGGCCGCAATCTTCCCATGGAGAAGTACGCCTTCATGATGGAGCACACATGCCCGGCGGAGTTTGCGGAGCTGAAGGACAGTCTGCCGAAGATAGACGAGGAAAAAGCCGCGCTCATTCGGGAAATAGTGGCCGCGCAGGTGGAATGGGAACGGGATGTGGATCGGCAGTATCCGTACGTGCGGGGCGGAGGGCGTCCGCTGACCAGCGATAAGGACACTCCGATGACGACGTCGTTTGAAACCTATCTCACCGGGGAATTGAAGACGTATTCCACGAACACGCTGCTGCTTTATGTGGAATACGTACACAAGCTGAAGGAGGCCGGAGTGAATCTGGCGCTTCTTGCTGCGGAACGCACGGTGCGCGCCTACGGATACGAGTCTCTGGACGACGCGGAACAGAAGACGCGCATGAAGGTTGAGCGCATGGCGCGCTGA
- a CDS encoding efflux RND transporter permease subunit, whose translation MLSRFFIHHPIFAWVLAIVTMLFGVLAIFTMPISQYPEVASPSIRINTRYSGASPTTVDQTVTQVIEQNMTGIDNLIYMQSKSDSSGMSTITLTFEVGTDPDVAHMQVQNKVQQVQSQLPSAVQSYGVSVSKGNDNMFMVITLYSPDNSQENIDLADYISTNIKDEISRTQGVGTVQVFGGKYVMRIWLDPEKLTKYELTPSDVRNAITAQNMEVTAGQLGANIIGGKNDQALNVIIKAQSLLRNSTEFENVLLKVTESGERVFIRDVARVAMGTELDGITTYYNNHPASGIGVTLAPGANGLETANLVKAKIEELSHYFPDGMAYELAFDTTPPVLASIHEVVKTLVEAIILVFLVMWLFLQSFRATIIPTIAVPVVLLGTMGVLLAFGYSINTLTLFAMVLAIGLLVDDAIVVVENVERVIQEEHLDPVAATEKSMDEISSSLIGIGVVLSAVFLPMAFMSGSTGVIYRQFSVTIVSAMTLSVLVALILTPSLCASMLKPHSQGAQHGFFGWFNRMFTKNQHRYSGGVHAIVQRGGRVMIIYAVLVCGLGLVYKQLPTSFLPSEDQGAIITMLQMPPNATLEQTKSQFQKVSDYILNEEKDNVVSYMFVAGYGMGGVAENTGMGFVKLKDYADRTKPGQDAASVAARIRQRFAGILDGQFIAAIPPAIISLGMTNGFTMELQDRGGVGHEKLVEAGKKLMGAAFANPQIAYIRPTGMDDITQFNIHLDNAKATSMGLALSSVNADVSTMLGGTYVNDFVHNERVKKVYVQGDADVRKNPESLNRIHFRNAAGEMVPFNAIYSTDWTFGPAVLQRYNAMPALEYQGEPMPGVASGIAMSIMEDEVKKLGNSFGMEWTGLSYQEKMAGSQTTMLYALSVLVVFLALAALYESWSIPFAVLLVIPLGILGAVLGTYFKDLTNDVYFQVGILAVMGLSSKNAILIVEFARNLQAEGRSLIDATVEACRIRLRPILMTSLAFGLGVLPMMSASGAGAASQHAVGTAVFWGTVCATSLGIFFIPTFFVVINSITGWFRNHMKRKPRYE comes from the coding sequence ATGCTTTCCCGTTTTTTCATTCATCACCCCATATTCGCGTGGGTGCTGGCCATCGTCACCATGCTTTTCGGCGTGCTGGCCATCTTCACCATGCCCATATCGCAGTACCCGGAAGTGGCTTCGCCCTCCATACGCATCAACACGCGTTACTCGGGCGCTTCCCCCACCACCGTGGACCAGACCGTCACCCAGGTTATCGAACAGAACATGACCGGCATCGATAACCTCATCTACATGCAGTCGAAGTCCGACTCCTCCGGCATGTCCACCATCACCCTCACCTTCGAGGTGGGCACCGACCCCGACGTCGCCCACATGCAGGTGCAGAACAAGGTGCAGCAGGTGCAGTCGCAGCTGCCCTCCGCCGTGCAGAGCTACGGCGTGTCGGTGTCCAAGGGCAACGACAACATGTTCATGGTCATCACCCTCTACTCGCCGGACAACAGTCAGGAAAACATCGACCTTGCCGACTACATCAGCACCAACATCAAGGATGAAATCAGCCGCACGCAGGGCGTGGGCACGGTGCAGGTGTTCGGCGGCAAGTACGTCATGCGCATCTGGCTCGATCCCGAAAAGCTGACCAAGTACGAACTTACGCCTTCCGACGTGCGCAACGCCATCACCGCCCAGAACATGGAAGTCACCGCCGGTCAGCTCGGCGCCAACATCATCGGCGGCAAGAACGATCAGGCCCTCAACGTCATCATCAAGGCTCAGAGCCTGCTGCGCAACTCCACCGAGTTTGAAAACGTGCTGCTCAAGGTGACCGAAAGCGGCGAACGCGTGTTCATCCGCGACGTGGCCCGCGTGGCCATGGGCACGGAACTTGACGGCATCACCACCTACTACAACAACCATCCCGCCTCGGGCATAGGCGTCACCCTCGCCCCCGGAGCCAACGGCCTCGAAACCGCCAACCTCGTGAAGGCCAAAATCGAGGAACTCTCCCACTACTTCCCCGACGGCATGGCCTACGAACTGGCCTTCGACACCACGCCCCCCGTGCTCGCCTCCATTCACGAAGTGGTGAAAACCCTCGTGGAAGCCATCATTCTGGTGTTCCTCGTCATGTGGCTCTTCCTTCAGAGCTTCCGGGCCACCATCATTCCCACCATCGCCGTGCCCGTCGTTCTGCTCGGCACCATGGGCGTGCTGCTCGCCTTCGGCTACAGCATCAACACGCTGACCCTGTTCGCCATGGTGCTCGCCATCGGTCTGCTCGTGGACGACGCCATCGTGGTCGTCGAAAACGTGGAACGCGTGATTCAGGAAGAACATCTCGATCCTGTCGCCGCCACGGAAAAATCCATGGACGAAATCAGCTCCTCGCTGATCGGCATCGGCGTGGTGCTCTCCGCCGTGTTCCTGCCCATGGCCTTCATGAGCGGCTCCACGGGCGTGATCTACCGGCAGTTCTCCGTGACCATCGTGTCCGCCATGACGCTGTCGGTGCTCGTGGCCCTTATCCTCACCCCCTCGCTCTGCGCCAGCATGCTCAAGCCCCATTCCCAGGGCGCTCAGCACGGCTTCTTCGGCTGGTTCAACCGCATGTTCACCAAGAACCAGCATCGCTACTCCGGCGGCGTTCACGCCATCGTGCAGCGCGGCGGCAGAGTCATGATCATCTACGCCGTGCTCGTGTGCGGCCTCGGCCTCGTGTACAAGCAGCTGCCCACGTCCTTCCTTCCCTCGGAAGACCAGGGCGCCATCATCACCATGCTGCAGATGCCCCCGAACGCCACTTTGGAACAGACCAAGTCGCAGTTCCAGAAGGTTTCGGACTACATTCTCAATGAAGAAAAGGACAACGTCGTTTCCTACATGTTCGTGGCCGGCTACGGCATGGGCGGCGTGGCGGAAAACACCGGCATGGGCTTCGTGAAGCTCAAGGACTACGCCGACCGCACCAAGCCCGGACAGGACGCCGCTTCCGTGGCCGCCCGCATACGCCAGCGCTTCGCCGGCATTCTCGACGGTCAGTTCATCGCGGCCATTCCCCCGGCCATCATTTCGCTGGGCATGACCAACGGCTTCACCATGGAACTGCAGGACCGCGGCGGCGTAGGTCACGAAAAGCTCGTGGAAGCCGGCAAGAAGCTCATGGGCGCGGCCTTCGCCAATCCGCAGATCGCCTACATCCGCCCCACCGGCATGGACGACATCACGCAGTTCAACATTCATCTGGACAACGCCAAGGCCACCAGCATGGGCCTCGCGCTCTCCAGCGTGAACGCCGACGTTTCCACCATGCTCGGCGGCACCTACGTCAACGACTTCGTCCACAACGAACGCGTGAAGAAGGTGTACGTGCAGGGCGACGCCGACGTGCGCAAGAATCCCGAAAGCCTCAACCGCATTCACTTCCGCAACGCGGCCGGCGAAATGGTTCCCTTCAACGCCATCTACTCCACCGACTGGACCTTCGGTCCCGCCGTGCTCCAGCGCTACAACGCCATGCCCGCCCTCGAATATCAGGGCGAACCCATGCCCGGCGTGGCTTCCGGCATCGCCATGTCCATCATGGAAGATGAAGTGAAGAAGCTCGGCAACTCCTTCGGCATGGAATGGACCGGCCTTTCCTATCAGGAAAAAATGGCCGGCTCGCAGACCACCATGCTGTATGCCCTGTCCGTGCTGGTCGTGTTCCTGGCTCTGGCCGCCCTGTATGAAAGCTGGTCCATCCCGTTCGCCGTGCTGCTGGTCATTCCGCTCGGCATTCTCGGCGCCGTGCTCGGCACCTACTTCAAGGATCTCACCAACGACGTGTACTTCCAGGTCGGCATTCTGGCCGTCATGGGCCTCTCGTCCAAAAACGCCATCCTGATCGTGGAATTCGCCCGAAACCTTCAGGCGGAAGGACGAAGCCTCATCGACGCCACCGTGGAAGCCTGCCGCATCCGTCTGCGCCCCATTCTCATGACCTCCCTGGCCTTCGGTCTGGGCGTGCTGCCCATGATGTCGGCCTCGGGCGCCGGCGCCGCCAGCCAGCACGCCGTGGGCACCGCCGTGTTCTGGGGCACCGTGTGCGCCACCTCGCTCGGCATCTTCTTCATTCCCACCTTCTTCGTGGTCATCAACTCGATCACCGGATGGTTCCGCAATCACATGAAGAGAAAGCCCCGCTATGAGTAA
- a CDS encoding type II toxin-antitoxin system YafQ family toxin — translation MLNIVYHSQFKKDYKRVLRRGCDPQLLASIITMLANREALPAANRDHALTGNYKGMRECHIQPDWLLIYQIREEALILVLARTGSHSDLF, via the coding sequence ATGCTTAACATTGTCTACCACAGCCAGTTCAAAAAGGACTACAAAAGAGTCCTCAGAAGAGGCTGCGACCCGCAGCTTCTGGCCTCCATAATCACCATGCTGGCCAACAGAGAGGCGCTGCCCGCCGCAAACCGTGATCATGCGCTCACAGGCAATTACAAAGGAATGAGGGAATGTCATATCCAACCTGACTGGCTCCTGATCTACCAGATTCGTGAGGAGGCGCTGATCCTTGTCCTCGCCCGTACAGGCTCACACAGCGACTTGTTTTAA
- a CDS encoding radical SAM protein — protein MRTYKLDFEVGYGCNFRCKYCFERMGAPGYADKAMTPEVADRGILYVRHVLEKLPEDSRLAICFFGGEPLLYPDIITRAVEDLQTEAVFNIVTNGSLIQQNRDLLLRLKSLVGERLRMRVSYDYALQEEYRQQGSYQTVRDNIRWLYDNGFPVSTITTVSEDALPWFDRVFSDYLKLRGKCMKLPMKVNVVRGNVGGSFDEAGTKTALFRVVKWLEKHDALELVRYNAGCGYRGERYPGCVFGRAYAGIYVNGDIYPGYSVIHDDETIRKAMYLGNVNEEFPVLDEKREELIESLNHDISGKCSSCVTPCQLLPWSTIKTGVQEFNAMPEENHCRIHKLVKKYLPHE, from the coding sequence ATGAGAACCTACAAACTTGATTTCGAAGTGGGGTACGGGTGCAACTTCCGCTGCAAGTACTGCTTCGAACGTATGGGTGCCCCCGGCTATGCCGACAAGGCCATGACTCCCGAAGTCGCCGACAGGGGAATCCTGTATGTGCGACACGTGCTTGAAAAGCTGCCTGAGGATTCGCGGCTCGCTATATGCTTCTTCGGAGGAGAACCGCTGCTGTACCCTGATATCATAACCCGTGCGGTGGAAGATCTTCAGACTGAAGCGGTGTTCAATATCGTGACCAACGGGTCACTCATTCAGCAAAATAGGGACCTGCTGCTCCGGTTGAAAAGTCTTGTTGGGGAACGCCTCCGTATGCGCGTATCGTATGACTATGCTCTTCAGGAGGAATATCGACAGCAGGGAAGCTACCAGACCGTGCGTGACAACATCCGCTGGCTGTACGACAATGGCTTTCCGGTATCGACCATCACCACGGTTTCCGAAGATGCGCTGCCCTGGTTTGATAGGGTCTTTTCGGACTATCTGAAGCTTCGCGGGAAGTGCATGAAGCTTCCCATGAAGGTCAATGTCGTTCGCGGAAACGTTGGCGGTTCTTTCGATGAAGCTGGGACGAAGACCGCCTTATTCAGAGTCGTGAAATGGCTTGAGAAGCACGATGCTCTGGAGCTTGTACGTTACAACGCAGGCTGTGGCTATCGTGGGGAACGGTATCCAGGGTGCGTCTTTGGTCGCGCTTATGCTGGAATATACGTCAATGGAGACATCTACCCGGGATACAGCGTCATCCATGACGATGAAACCATCAGAAAAGCTATGTATCTCGGCAACGTCAATGAGGAGTTCCCAGTTCTTGATGAAAAACGTGAAGAGCTAATTGAATCCCTGAATCACGACATAAGTGGAAAGTGCAGCAGTTGTGTTACTCCCTGCCAGCTTTTACCATGGTCTACTATCAAAACCGGAGTGCAGGAATTCAACGCCATGCCCGAAGAAAATCATTGTCGTATCCACAAACTGGTGAAGAAGTATCTGCCCCATGAGTGA
- a CDS encoding protein adenylyltransferase Fic: MKIDEVSLQNAQHLFESGDIDRMEVGTTKGLQQIHEYLFGGLYDLAGQIREVNISKGNFRFANSLYLKAALEAIEKMPEGTFEEIIAKYVEMNVAHPFMEGNGRAARIWLDMMLKKHLRQVVNWQNVDKTLYIQAMERSPINDLELRALLQPNLTDRIDDREVIFKGIEQSYFYEGYKKESSV, encoded by the coding sequence GTGAAAATCGATGAAGTAAGCCTTCAAAATGCTCAGCATCTCTTTGAATCCGGTGACATCGACCGAATGGAAGTAGGTACAACAAAAGGCCTTCAGCAGATACATGAGTATCTTTTCGGCGGCCTTTACGACTTAGCCGGGCAGATCCGGGAAGTGAACATCTCCAAGGGGAATTTCCGTTTTGCAAACAGCCTATACCTCAAGGCGGCGCTTGAAGCCATAGAAAAGATGCCGGAGGGCACCTTTGAGGAGATCATCGCCAAATATGTGGAAATGAACGTCGCCCATCCCTTCATGGAAGGGAACGGTCGCGCCGCACGCATCTGGCTCGACATGATGCTGAAAAAGCATCTCAGGCAGGTGGTGAACTGGCAGAACGTGGACAAGACGCTCTACATTCAGGCCATGGAACGAAGCCCCATCAACGACCTGGAACTCCGTGCTCTTCTCCAGCCGAATCTGACCGACAGAATCGACGACAGGGAAGTCATCTTCAAAGGCATTGAGCAGTCCTATTTTTACGAGGGCTACAAAAAAGAAAGTTCCGTTTAA
- a CDS encoding efflux RND transporter periplasmic adaptor subunit: protein MVRILKLAPALLALPFLLVGCDQLSGLISKKDNAAQAPQARTVRVTTVKMTPHKVDIQRELTGRTVAYRWAEVRPEVGGILKERCFTEGAMVKEGDVLYRIEPDTYKAALDKARADLASAEANLNVTRLRERRTASMLKTKSVSQQDYDDVKATLRQAEASVQSCKAAVDTAEINYRRTEVRAPISGRITLSNYTVGALLTASQASPLATIYQTDPIYVEVSQSSDDLYSLKKQLGERGDLKDVNPANIKATLTMHDGSYYPAAGHLNFTGVNVDQTTNTVTLRAEFPNAANVLLPGLFVRVNVVMGQDDQAVLAPQKAVLRDLKGLPYVYVVKDGMAERRNITLSHAIGNDWYVTSGLNLGEEIVLNGIHNTRGGQPVQVVSEEEAAKAAGGSK, encoded by the coding sequence ATGGTCAGAATTCTTAAGCTCGCGCCCGCTCTGCTGGCGCTTCCCTTCCTCCTTGTCGGCTGCGATCAGCTGAGCGGCCTCATATCCAAGAAGGACAACGCCGCTCAGGCGCCCCAGGCCCGCACCGTCCGCGTGACCACCGTAAAAATGACTCCCCACAAGGTGGACATTCAGAGAGAACTCACCGGTCGCACCGTGGCCTACCGCTGGGCCGAAGTGCGCCCCGAAGTGGGCGGCATTCTCAAGGAACGCTGCTTCACCGAAGGCGCCATGGTCAAGGAAGGCGACGTGCTCTACCGCATCGAGCCCGACACCTACAAGGCCGCCCTCGACAAGGCCCGCGCCGATCTCGCCAGCGCCGAAGCCAATCTCAACGTCACCCGCCTGCGCGAACGCCGCACCGCCAGCATGCTGAAGACCAAGTCCGTGAGTCAGCAGGACTACGACGACGTGAAGGCCACCCTGCGTCAGGCCGAAGCGTCGGTGCAGTCGTGCAAGGCCGCCGTGGACACCGCGGAAATCAACTATCGCCGCACCGAGGTGCGCGCCCCCATCAGCGGCCGCATCACCCTCAGCAACTACACCGTGGGCGCGCTGCTCACCGCCAGTCAGGCTTCGCCGCTCGCCACCATTTATCAGACCGATCCCATATACGTGGAAGTCTCCCAGTCGTCCGACGACCTCTACTCCCTCAAGAAGCAGCTCGGCGAGCGCGGCGATCTCAAGGACGTGAATCCCGCCAACATCAAGGCCACGCTCACCATGCACGACGGCTCCTACTACCCCGCCGCCGGCCATCTGAACTTCACCGGCGTGAACGTGGATCAGACCACCAACACCGTCACCCTGCGCGCCGAGTTCCCCAACGCCGCCAACGTGCTGCTGCCCGGCCTCTTCGTTCGCGTGAACGTGGTCATGGGGCAGGACGATCAGGCCGTGCTCGCGCCTCAGAAGGCCGTGCTGCGCGATCTCAAGGGTCTGCCCTACGTCTATGTGGTCAAGGACGGCATGGCCGAACGCCGCAACATCACCCTGAGCCACGCCATCGGCAATGACTGGTACGTGACGAGCGGCCTCAATCTCGGCGAAGAAATCGTGCTCAACGGCATTCACAACACCCGCGGCGGACAGCCCGTGCAGGTGGTTTCCGAAGAAGAAGCCGCCAAGGCGGCCGGAGGCAGCAAGTAA
- a CDS encoding RNA ligase family protein codes for MQEFGDFIELVTSVKAGNMPGIQFTIHGEYFGPKIMNRIYYGNKYMFRFFGMSIVTDDGKARSMAFREFQTFMEFLGLRKYVVPVLGIFKSFDDACRMPNNGITTFYDEKHRDTMEGVVIQPWLEEPVTAEWNLRFKNKSTEFVENAGKPSALGNYETDEIKLIKTMKGKFREYCNESRMYSVFSKLGKPESKKDIGKYLSEFVDDAWKDFVKDYPEVAQADNGVCRQIKNIGSEGYLLFCTVQNKVG; via the coding sequence ATGCAGGAGTTCGGGGACTTTATTGAGCTTGTTACCAGTGTGAAGGCAGGAAACATGCCGGGGATCCAGTTCACTATTCACGGTGAGTATTTCGGGCCGAAAATCATGAACCGTATTTACTATGGCAACAAATACATGTTCAGGTTTTTCGGCATGAGCATTGTTACGGATGACGGAAAGGCTCGCAGCATGGCGTTCCGTGAATTTCAGACCTTCATGGAATTCCTTGGCCTGCGCAAATATGTTGTGCCGGTACTGGGCATCTTCAAAAGCTTCGATGATGCCTGCCGCATGCCCAACAACGGCATTACCACTTTCTACGACGAAAAGCATCGTGATACCATGGAAGGCGTGGTTATTCAGCCTTGGCTGGAAGAGCCCGTAACTGCAGAGTGGAATCTTCGTTTCAAAAACAAAAGCACTGAATTCGTAGAAAACGCTGGCAAGCCCTCAGCCCTCGGAAACTATGAGACGGACGAAATAAAGCTTATCAAAACTATGAAGGGAAAGTTCAGGGAGTACTGCAATGAGTCCCGCATGTACTCGGTGTTTTCCAAGTTGGGCAAGCCCGAGAGCAAAAAGGACATCGGAAAGTATCTGTCCGAGTTTGTAGACGATGCCTGGAAGGACTTCGTGAAGGATTACCCGGAGGTGGCTCAGGCCGACAACGGCGTATGTCGGCAGATTAAGAATATAGGCTCTGAAGGTTACTTGCTGTTCTGTACTGTACAAAACAAGGTTGGTTAA
- a CDS encoding type II toxin-antitoxin system RelB/DinJ family antitoxin, which produces MSTTTMTIRTDKEVKFQAQQIFSELGMDMTTAINVFLRQAIRQNGFPFPVTLPASGKLTREVMDDIANDRNLHGPFNNVESLMDDLNA; this is translated from the coding sequence ATGTCTACGACAACCATGACCATCCGTACGGACAAAGAGGTGAAATTCCAGGCGCAGCAGATATTCAGTGAGCTTGGCATGGATATGACGACGGCCATCAACGTTTTCCTTCGTCAAGCCATTCGCCAAAACGGCTTTCCGTTCCCTGTAACGCTGCCTGCCTCGGGCAAGCTGACACGGGAAGTCATGGACGACATTGCCAATGACAGGAACCTTCATGGGCCTTTCAACAATGTTGAAAGCCTAATGGATGACTTGAATGCTTAA
- a CDS encoding pseudouridine synthase: protein MAYLKNVLIGVDQLLNTLFRGWPDETLSSRCWRWHKDGVRHWPRRLVDTLFFWEKEHCRESYESEQLRRQMPPELRAEL, encoded by the coding sequence ATGGCATACCTCAAAAACGTACTGATTGGCGTGGACCAGCTTCTGAACACCTTGTTTCGTGGATGGCCTGATGAAACGCTCTCTTCCCGCTGCTGGCGCTGGCACAAAGACGGCGTGCGGCACTGGCCACGTAGGCTGGTAGACACTCTGTTCTTCTGGGAAAAGGAGCATTGCCGGGAAAGCTATGAAAGTGAACAACTCCGAAGACAGATGCCGCCGGAGCTTAGAGCGGAGCTCTGA
- a CDS encoding queuosine precursor transporter: MSDTRVSIPFTVLTVILCVCFITDGFMEMKLTTIAGIPLTAGFLIFPITYIVNDCITELYGFRKAVFVTMLTFIVHLCVVFLLQVACWLPATGTWEGEEHFQFIFGLAPRITIASILGFICGSTANAFTMDLMKRCLEGRNFKLRAFLSTCVGEPVDAFVFFSIAFTGLLPFAEVMAMACAQAVGKIVYEACVLPVTHCVVCRLQCMERMD, translated from the coding sequence ATGAGTGATACCAGAGTTTCCATTCCGTTCACCGTGCTCACGGTGATTCTGTGCGTGTGCTTCATCACCGACGGCTTCATGGAGATGAAGCTTACCACAATCGCCGGTATTCCTCTCACGGCCGGCTTTCTTATATTCCCCATCACGTACATCGTGAACGACTGTATCACAGAACTGTACGGATTCAGGAAAGCCGTATTCGTCACCATGCTGACGTTCATCGTCCATCTGTGCGTCGTGTTCCTGCTTCAGGTCGCCTGCTGGCTTCCCGCGACGGGGACATGGGAAGGGGAGGAACACTTCCAGTTCATATTCGGGCTGGCTCCACGGATAACCATCGCCAGTATTCTGGGTTTCATCTGTGGATCGACGGCCAATGCCTTCACTATGGATCTGATGAAACGTTGCTTGGAAGGACGGAACTTCAAGCTTCGGGCGTTCCTGTCCACCTGCGTCGGAGAACCTGTGGACGCCTTCGTGTTCTTCTCCATCGCCTTCACAGGGCTTTTGCCTTTCGCGGAAGTCATGGCCATGGCCTGCGCACAGGCCGTCGGGAAGATAGTGTACGAGGCCTGCGTATTGCCGGTGACGCACTGTGTGGTGTGCCGCTTACAATGTATGGAACGGATGGACTAG
- a CDS encoding radical SAM protein, with the protein MKPYLFDIVVGYGCNFRCKYCFEQNGDTPYENLAMSPEVLALACDYARHELASIPSDMKMRICFFGGEPLLYTDNINTAMENLLDTDALFNIVTNGSLITQKSDLFQHWKEIVGDRLLVNVSYDYSEQETFRQKGSYETVRNGIRFLMENGIPVRTITVVSADNIEKFPEIFVDYQNLQQEYPSLFGVLNLNYESFASLSWEDELYPKLREIEAISPQIQSSSFRRNDSCGLRGTRFPGNIHGRLHAGVDVNGDIYPGYSFCFSRDVVKNACYLGSVYDDFATLDAYRKELINTLPQYAGAECMNCTVRCNYSPWHTIHTNINEFNVKPSDTLCKLNAFFRTYL; encoded by the coding sequence ATGAAGCCATATCTTTTTGATATCGTTGTCGGCTATGGATGTAATTTTCGCTGCAAGTACTGCTTCGAGCAGAACGGCGATACTCCCTATGAAAACTTGGCCATGAGTCCGGAGGTTCTCGCGCTTGCCTGTGACTACGCAAGGCACGAGCTGGCAAGCATACCTTCCGACATGAAGATGCGCATATGTTTTTTTGGCGGGGAGCCGCTTCTCTATACGGACAATATCAACACCGCCATGGAGAACCTTCTTGATACCGACGCGCTCTTCAACATTGTCACCAACGGTTCGCTCATTACTCAGAAAAGCGATCTCTTCCAGCACTGGAAGGAAATTGTCGGTGACAGATTGCTTGTCAATGTTTCCTACGATTATTCAGAACAGGAGACTTTCCGGCAGAAAGGCAGCTATGAAACAGTGAGAAACGGAATACGTTTTCTTATGGAAAACGGTATACCTGTGCGGACAATTACCGTTGTTTCTGCCGACAATATAGAAAAATTTCCTGAAATTTTTGTAGATTACCAGAATCTTCAGCAAGAGTATCCTAGCCTTTTCGGCGTGCTGAATTTAAACTACGAATCATTTGCATCTCTTTCATGGGAAGATGAGTTGTATCCAAAGCTCAGGGAGATAGAAGCAATTTCACCCCAAATACAAAGTAGTTCATTCAGGCGTAACGATTCCTGTGGGTTGCGTGGAACCCGTTTCCCCGGCAATATTCATGGAAGACTCCATGCTGGTGTGGATGTAAATGGCGATATTTACCCAGGTTATTCATTCTGTTTCAGCAGAGATGTAGTGAAGAATGCCTGCTATCTTGGCAGTGTGTATGACGATTTTGCTACGCTTGATGCTTACAGAAAAGAGCTTATTAATACTCTTCCTCAGTATGCTGGAGCGGAATGTATGAATTGTACGGTGCGGTGTAACTATTCACCATGGCACACTATTCATACAAATATTAACGAATTCAACGTCAAACCTTCTGACACACTGTGTAAACTTAACGCTTTTTTTAGAACATATTTATAA